From a region of the Luteolibacter arcticus genome:
- a CDS encoding NAD(P)-dependent oxidoreductase, translated as MSRARIGVVGTGRMGANMARRLKDQGYPVTAVFDAFPTLAQDLAAELGSTAPATLAEVTASADVILTVVTDDEAMRGIFAAEGDSLLTGATGKIFLNCATVSPAVHEEIDAACQAAGATALEACMASSITQARQGTLYLMVGGSEETFAKAEPVLKDLASSLRHVGGTGQAAKVKALVNMVMNINTAGLAEGLGLGAALGLDLSMLKEVFSQTGANSRVLETDGDDMIAREHDCYFSAAHACKDSGIANALAAETGVNTPLSLATEAQYHRMVELGLGELDKSGVAELTFPGRTVH; from the coding sequence ATGTCCAGAGCACGCATCGGAGTCGTCGGAACCGGCCGCATGGGAGCAAACATGGCTCGCCGCCTGAAGGATCAGGGATACCCGGTGACTGCCGTCTTCGACGCCTTTCCGACGCTGGCCCAGGACCTCGCCGCCGAACTCGGCAGCACCGCCCCGGCGACCCTCGCCGAGGTAACCGCCTCCGCCGATGTGATCCTGACCGTGGTGACCGATGACGAGGCGATGCGCGGGATTTTCGCGGCGGAAGGGGATTCGCTGCTCACCGGAGCGACCGGCAAGATCTTCCTGAACTGCGCGACCGTCAGCCCGGCGGTCCACGAGGAGATCGACGCCGCCTGCCAAGCTGCGGGCGCCACCGCGCTGGAAGCGTGCATGGCATCGTCCATCACTCAGGCGCGGCAGGGCACGCTCTATCTGATGGTCGGCGGCTCGGAAGAGACCTTCGCCAAGGCCGAGCCTGTCCTCAAGGACCTGGCTTCTTCGCTGCGCCACGTCGGTGGCACCGGCCAGGCGGCCAAGGTGAAGGCGCTGGTGAACATGGTGATGAACATCAACACGGCCGGCCTTGCCGAAGGCCTCGGCCTCGGGGCCGCGCTCGGGCTTGACCTCTCGATGCTGAAGGAAGTCTTTTCCCAGACCGGCGCGAACTCCCGCGTGCTGGAGACCGATGGCGACGACATGATCGCCCGTGAGCACGACTGCTATTTTTCCGCGGCCCACGCGTGCAAGGACAGTGGCATCGCCAATGCCCTCGCCGCCGAGACCGGCGTGAATACCCCGTTGTCGCTCGCCACCGAGGCGCAATACCACCGGATGGTGGAGCTTGGCCTCGGTGAACTCGACAAGTCCGGCGTGGCGGAGTTGACCTTTCCCGGCCGCACGGTTCATTGA
- a CDS encoding alpha/beta hydrolase: MDLPEFRNRVGEKLDTAFHPGNREDVLVLLGHGVTGNKDRPLLVAVAEGLAARGWPCLRISWPGNGNSEGDFRHATITKESRDLRDILEALPSRLKIAYIGHSMGGAVGVTVAAEDPRIRVLVSLAGMVRTEAFYEREFDGVIPDKGFMWDNPECPLSQKHVDDFCAIGDLFDEVGQVSVPWLLIHGSADDVVLPEDSKDAYDTAEEPKRLVEIKGAGHSFDEPTYPQVVSSVADWLDEYLG, from the coding sequence ATGGATCTCCCTGAATTCCGCAACCGCGTCGGCGAGAAGCTCGACACCGCCTTTCACCCTGGCAACCGCGAGGACGTGCTCGTGCTGCTCGGCCACGGGGTGACAGGAAACAAGGATCGCCCGCTGCTGGTCGCCGTGGCCGAAGGGCTGGCCGCCCGAGGCTGGCCCTGCCTCCGGATTTCATGGCCGGGCAATGGCAATTCGGAAGGGGACTTCCGCCACGCCACCATCACCAAGGAAAGCAGGGACCTGCGCGACATCCTAGAGGCCCTGCCGTCCCGCCTCAAGATAGCCTACATCGGCCATAGCATGGGCGGTGCCGTCGGCGTCACGGTGGCCGCGGAGGATCCGCGCATCCGTGTGCTGGTCTCGCTCGCCGGCATGGTCCGCACGGAGGCCTTCTATGAGCGCGAGTTCGATGGTGTGATTCCGGACAAGGGCTTCATGTGGGACAATCCGGAGTGCCCGCTGTCCCAGAAGCACGTCGATGACTTCTGCGCGATCGGCGACCTCTTCGACGAGGTTGGCCAGGTCAGCGTCCCGTGGCTGCTTATCCATGGATCTGCCGATGACGTGGTGCTCCCCGAGGACAGCAAGGATGCGTACGACACCGCCGAAGAGCCCAAGCGTCTGGTGGAGATCAAGGGCGCGGGGCATTCGTTCGACGAGCCCACCTATCCGCAGGTCGTTTCCTCGGTCGCGGACTGGCTGGACGAATACCTGGGCTAA